One Brassica napus cultivar Da-Ae chromosome C2, Da-Ae, whole genome shotgun sequence DNA window includes the following coding sequences:
- the LOC106415374 gene encoding protein MON2 homolog isoform X7 gives MALVAALEADLRALSAEARRRYPAVKDGAEHAILKLRSSSSASDLSSNEDILRIFLMACGVRNTKLSVIGLSCLQKLISHDAVEPSSLKEILDTLKDHSEMAEENIQLKTLQTILIIFQSRLHPETEENMVLGLSICLRLLDNNRLPSVYNTAAATFRQAVAMIFDQVVSAESLPMLKYGSSSQTARTGSVTGDLSQNINSSESLEKDVISGRSTMRDTLSETGKLGLRLLEDLTASAAGGSAAWLHVTSLPRTFSLELIEFVLSNYISVFKILLPYEQVLRHQICSLLMTSLRTSSELEGEMVEPYFRRLVLRSVAHIIRLYSSSLITECEVFLNMLVKATFLDLPLWHRILVLEILRGFCVEARTLRILFQNFDMNPKNTNVVESMVKALARVVSSIQFQETSEESLAAVAGMFSSKAKGIEWILDNDASSAAVLVASEAHAITLAIEGLLGVVFTVATLTDEAVDVGELESPRYEHHPSSDYYTGKASHICISMVDSLWLTILDAFSLILSRSQGEAIVLEILKGYQAFTQACGVLHAVEPLNSFLASLCKFTIVLPTDAERRSFSSLVQSPMSKRSEIQVDQKDVIVLTPKNVQALRTLFNVAHRLHNVLGPSWVLVLETLAALDRAIHSPHATTQEVATAVPKLTREPSRQYADFSILSSLNSQLFESSALMHVSAVKSLLSALHMLSHQSMTETSGSVSSASSKQIGSISFSVDRMISILVNNLHRVEPLWDQVVGHFLELAEHSNQNLRNMALDALDQSICAVLGSEQFGDATLDVESKSIELKSVECAVLSSLRALYFSAQKSDVRVGSLKILLHVLERCGEKLYYSWPGILEMLRSVADALEKDVATLGFQSLRVIMSDGLPTLPEDCLHVCIDVTGAYSAQKTDLNISLTAIGLLWTLTDFVAKGLHHGSLMEKESGLNTVDTTPQQTIVEGVEDSNKPDYEARIQVVNHEKLLFLVFSLIQKLVDDERPEVRNSAVRTFFQILGSHGNKLSKSMWEDCLWNYIFPMLDGASHKAATSSKDEWQGKEIGTRGGKAVHMLIHHSRNTAQKQWDETFVLVLGGIARLFRSYFPLLESLPNFWSGWESLLAFVKNSIFNGSKEVSLAAINCLQTAVVSHCVKGNLQLRYLNSVMDVYELVFQKSSSYTGDTASKVKQEILHGLGELYVQSLKMFDDKMYMQLLGIIDLAIKQAIISSETFETEFGHVPPVLRHVLEILPSLGPPEHLSSMWLILLREFLHYLPRVDSALANEEGETQQSTIGSEVSERKADSSSDKTTPTTRITSNMFAEKLIPALVELLLRAPAAEKYIMFPEVIQNLRRCMMTRRDNPDGSLWKVAAEGFNRLLVEDVKICSVGGDTDLKINKPARIRIWKEIGDVYEIFLVGYCGRALSSNSLPPAALKANETLEMALVDGLGDIVLKSTVDAPREVLERLVLTLDRCASRTCSLPIETVELMPAHCSRFSLKCLQKLFSLSSSETENWHTTRAEVSRISIITLMERCEFILSRLLIDENNLDNRPIPTARLEEIIFALQELDRLTIHPEAASVLPLQPYLKTILRDDNRDTRAHLLVLFPSLCEIVLSRETRVRELVQVLLRAVATELGLEKVSLSS, from the exons ATGGCTTTGGTAGCGGCTTTGGAGGCGGATCTCCGCGCTCTCTCCGCGGAGGCGCGACGGAGGTATCCCGCCGTCAAAGACGGAGCGGAGCACGCAATCTTGAAG ctacgttcttcatcgagtGCGAGTGATCTTTCGAGCAATGAAGACATCCTTCGGATCTTTCTGATGGCTTGTGGAGTCAGGAACACAAAACTTAGTGTTATAGGGCTTTCGTGCTTGCAGAAGCTTATATCTCATGATGCTGTTGAACCATCGTCTCTAAAGGAGATACTTGATACCTTGAAAGAT CATTCAGAAATGGCTGAAGAAAATATCCAACTAAAGACTCTGCAAACCATTCTAATAATATTTCAATCTCGCCTACATCCAGAAACCGAG GAAAATATGGTTCTCGGACTAAGTATCTGTCTCAGGCTTCTTGATAACAACCGACTTCCTAGTGTTTACAA TACTGCTGCAGCTACCTTCAGGCAAGCAGTTGCGATGATTTTTGATCAAGTGGTTTCGGCTGAGTCCCTTCCTATGCTTAAATATGGATCTAGCAGTCAAACAGCAAGGACTGGCTCAGTTACTGGAGATTTGAGTCAGAATATCAATAGTTCAGA GTCCCTGGAGAAAGATGTTATCTCTGGTCGATCGACAATGAGAGACACTTTGAGTGAAACCGGTAAACTCGGTCTGCGTTTGCTTGAGGACCTGACAGCCTCAGCTGCAGGTGGATCT GCGGCTTGGTTGCATGTCACTTCTCTTCCAAGGACCTTTTCCCTCGAACTAATTGA gtttgtTTTGTCGAACTATATCTCAGTTTTTAAGATACTACTTCCCTACGAACAG GTTTTGCGTCACCAAATCTGCTCCCTCCTAATGACATCACTTCGGACCAGCTCAGAG CTCGAGGGAGAAATGGTTGAACCTTATTTCCGCCGGTTGGTGCTGCGGTCAGTTGCTCATATTATTCGACTGTATAGTTCGTCTCTCATTACAGAATGCGAG GTGTTCCTAAATATGCTTGTGAAAGCTACATTTTTGGATTTGCCATTGTGGCATCGCATTCTTGTTCTTGAGATTTTGAGG GGGTTCTGTGTTGAGGCAAGAACATTACGGATTCTTTTCCAGAATTTTGATAT GAACCCTAAAAATACAAATGTTGTGGAGAGCATGGTCAAAGCGCTTGCTCGAGTTGTTTCTAGCATACAG TTTCAGGAGACGAGTGAGGAAAGTCTAGCAGCTGTTGCTGGGATGTTTAGTAGCAAAGCTAAAG GAATTGAATGGATTCTTGATAATGATGCTTCCAGTGCGGCTGTTCTTGTTGCGAGCGAGGCTCATGCAATAACTTTGGCAATTGAAGGCTTACTTGGAGTTGTTTTTACAGTCGCCACTTTAACAGATGAAGCGGTAGACGTTGGGGAG CTAGAATCCCCCAGATACGAGCATCATCCTTCGTCTGATTATTATACTGGGAAAGCCTCACATATCTGTATCTCAATGGTAGATTCATTGTGGCTGACTATACTCGACgcattttcccttattttatCAAG gtcacaaggtgaggcaatcGTATTGGAGATACTGAAAGGGTATCAAGCATTTACTCAG GCATGTGGCGTCCTTCATGCTGTAGAACCCTTGAACTCTTTTCTTGCATCGCTTTGTAAATTTACCATCGTTTTGCCAACTGATGCCGAAAGGAGAAG TTTCAGCAGCCTCGTACAGTCTCCTATGTCCAAACGTTCTGAAATACAGGTTGATCAGAAAGATGTCATTGTCCTGACACCCAAGAATGTACAG GCATTAAGAACACTCTTCAACGTCGCTCATAGGTTGCATAACGTATTGGGGCCATCATGGGTGTTG GTTCTTGAAACTCTGGCAGCCCTAGATCGAGCTATTCATTCTCCTCATGCAACCACCCAG GAAGTCGCAACTGCAGTCCCAAAGCTCACCAGGGAGCCTTCTAGGCAGTATGCTGATTTTAGcattctctcttctttaaaTTCTCAA CTGTTTGAAAGCTCGGCTCTGATGCATGTGTCTGCTGTTAAATCACTTCTTTCTGCACTCCATATGTTGTCCCATCAATCCATGACAGAAACTTCGGGGAGTGTTTCATCAGCTTCAAGTAAACAAATTGGGAGCATCAGTTTTTCGGTGGACAGGATGATATCTATTCTCGTAAATAATCTCCACA GGGTGGAACCACTATGGGACCAAGTTGTTGGCCACTTTCTTGAG CTCGCTGAGCATTCAAATCAGAACTTGAGAAATATGGCGCTTGATGCCCTGGATCAATCTATATGTGCTGTCTTAGGTTCAGAGCAATTTGGAGATGCAACTCTGGAT GTAGAATCAAAGTCAATTGAGTTGAAGTCAGTTGAGTGTGCTGTACTATCTTCTCTCAGGGCTCTTTACTTTTCTGCTCAAAAATCCGATGTTCGAGTTGGTTCATTAAAAATCCTCCTTCATGTACTGGAG AGATGTGGGGAAAAGTTGTACTATAGCTGGCCTGGCATTCTTGAAATGTTGAG GTCTGTTGCCGACGCATTAGAGAAGGATGTGGCGACCCTCGGGTTTCAG AGTCTCCGGGTTATTATGAGCGATGGACTTCCTACTCTTCCGGAAGACTGTCTCCATGT GTGCATAGACGTTACTGGAGCTTACAGTGCACAGAAGACTGATTTGAATATAAGTTTAACAGCCATTGGCCTGTTGTGGACTTTAACTGATTTCGTAGCAAAGGGGCTCCATCATGGGTCTCTAATGGAGAAAGAATCGG GACTCAATACTGTTGATACCACTCCACAGCAAACAATTGTTGAGGGTGTGGAAGATTCCAACAAGCCAGATTATGAAGCTCGAATACAAGTAGTCAATCATGagaaattgttatttttagtcTTTTCGTTAATTCAGAAACTAGTGGATGACGAGCGACCGGAG gtGAGGAATTCAGCTGTCAGGACGTTTTTTCAGATTCTGGGAAGTCATGGGAATAAACTTTCAAAAAGCATGTGGGAGGATTGTCTGTGGAACTATATCTTCCCGATGCTGGATGGCGCTTCTCACAAG GCTGCAACATCATCAAAGGACGAATGGCAAGGAAAAGAAATAGGCACTCGGGGAGGGAAGGCAGTGCACATGCTTATACATCACAG TCGCAATACAGCACAGAAGCAGTGGGATGAAACATTTGTGCTTGTCCTTGGAGGAATAGCCCGCCTCTTCCGTTCCTATTTTCCTCTTCTTGAAAGCTTACCCAACTTCTGGTCAG GATGGGAGTCTTTGTTGGCTTTTGTTAAGAATAGCATTTTCAATGGGAGTAAAGAAGTATCACTTGCAGCGATAAATTGTCTGCAGACAGCTGTTGTATCTCACTGTGTCAAG GGAAACTTGCAACTCCGATATCTTAATTCGGTCATGGATGTGTATGAGCTTGTTTTCCAGAAGTCATCAAGTTACACAGGTGACACAGCATCCAAGGTGAAACAAGAGATTCTGCATGGTTTAG GTGAATTATATGTGCAATCACTGAAGATGTTTGATGATAAAATGTACATGCAATTGCTGGGAATTATAGATTTGGCTATAAAGCAGGCTATTATAAGTAGTGAAACTTTTGAAACTGAATTT GGCCATGTTCCCCCTGTACTACGTCATGTTTTGGAAATCTTGCCCTCTTTGGGTCCTCCCGAGCATCTTTCATCAATGTGGCTAATCCTACTAAGAGAATTTCTGCATTATCTTCCACGGGTTGATTCTGCGCTGGCAAATGAGGAAGGGGAGACTCAGCAGAGCACCATAG GCAGTGAAGTATCGGAACGCAAAGCTGATTCTTCGTCTGACAAAACCACTCCAACCACAAGAATCACGAGTAATATGTTTGCAGAAAAGCTGATCCCTGCTCTGGTGGAGCTCCTCCTCCGGGCTCCTGCAGCTGAAAAGTATATTATGTTTCCGGAAGTCATCCAGAACCTGAGAAG GTGCATGATGACAAGACGAGACAATCCAGATGGTTCACTCTGGAAGGTAGCAGCTGAGGGCTTCAACCGTTTACTAGTTGAAGATGTGAAAATATGTTCTGTGGGTGGTGACACAGACCTGAAAATTAACAAACCTGCTCGGATACGCATTTGGAAAGAAATTGGAGATGTTTACGAGATTTTCCTTGTTGGTTATTGTGGACGTGCACTTTCTTCAAATTCTCTCCCTCCAGCAGCGCTTAAGGCCAATGAGACCCTTGAGATGGCCTTGGTAGATGGTCTCGGTGATATTGTTCTTAAGTCGACCGTTGATGCACCCAGAGAA GTCTTGGAGCGGCTTGTTTTAACCTTAGACCGCTGTGCATCACGTACATGCTCGTTGCCTATTGAAACTGTGGAGCTGATGCCTGCCCACTGTAGCAGATTCTCCTTGAAATGCTTACAAAAATTGTTTTCCTTGAGCAG cTCTGAAACTGAGAACTGGCACACAACAAGAGCAGAGGTGAGCAGGATCTCTATCATCACGCTAATGGAAAGATGTGAATTCATCTTGAGTAGACTTTTAATCGACGAAAATAATCTAG ACAACCGTCCAATCCCAACAGCTAGACTCGAAGAGATTATCTTTGCCCTTCAAGAACTTGACCGCCTCACCATTCACCCCGAGGCTGCTTCAGTTCTTCCATTGCAACCCTATCTGAAAACCATCTTACGCGATGATAATCGTGACACCCGTGCACACCTACTTGTCCTTTTCCCCTCACTGTGCGAGATTGTGTTATCAAG GGAAACGCGGGTGAGAGAGCTGGTACAAGTTTTATTACGAGCAGTTGCGACAGAGTTAGGCCTGGAAAAGGTTAGCCTATCCAGTTGA
- the LOC106415374 gene encoding protein MON2 homolog isoform X1 gives MALVAALEADLRALSAEARRRYPAVKDGAEHAILKLRSSSSASDLSSNEDILRIFLMACGVRNTKLSVIGLSCLQKLISHDAVEPSSLKEILDTLKDHSEMAEENIQLKTLQTILIIFQSRLHPETEENMVLGLSICLRLLDNNRLPSVYNTAAATFRQAVAMIFDQVVSAESLPMLKYGSSSQTARTGSVTGDLSQNINSSESLEKDVISGRSTMRDTLSETGKLGLRLLEDLTASAAGGSAAWLHVTSLPRTFSLELIEFVLSNYISVFKILLPYEQVLRHQICSLLMTSLRTSSELEGEMVEPYFRRLVLRSVAHIIRLYSSSLITECEVFLNMLVKATFLDLPLWHRILVLEILRGFCVEARTLRILFQNFDMNPKNTNVVESMVKALARVVSSIQFQETSEESLAAVAGMFSSKAKGIEWILDNDASSAAVLVASEAHAITLAIEGLLGVVFTVATLTDEAVDVGELESPRYEHHPSSDYYTGKASHICISMVDSLWLTILDAFSLILSRSQGEAIVLEILKGYQAFTQACGVLHAVEPLNSFLASLCKFTIVLPTDAERRSFSSLVQSPMSKRSEIQVDQKDVIVLTPKNVQALRTLFNVAHRLHNVLGPSWVLVLETLAALDRAIHSPHATTQEVATAVPKLTREPSRQYADFSILSSLNSQLFESSALMHVSAVKSLLSALHMLSHQSMTETSGSVSSASSKQIGSISFSVDRMISILVNNLHRVEPLWDQVVGHFLELAEHSNQNLRNMALDALDQSICAVLGSEQFGDATLDVESKSIELKSVECAVLSSLRALYFSAQKSDVRVGSLKILLHVLERCGEKLYYSWPGILEMLRSVADALEKDVATLGFQSLRVIMSDGLPTLPEDCLHVCIDVTGAYSAQKTDLNISLTAIGLLWTLTDFVAKGLHHGSLMEKESGLNTVDTTPQQTIVEGVEDSNKPDYEARIQVVNHEKLLFLVFSLIQKLVDDERPEVRNSAVRTFFQILGSHGNKLSKSMWEDCLWNYIFPMLDGASHKAATSSKDEWQGKEIGTRGGKAVHMLIHHSRNTAQKQWDETFVLVLGGIARLFRSYFPLLESLPNFWSGWESLLAFVKNSIFNGSKEVSLAAINCLQTAVVSHCVKGNLQLRYLNSVMDVYELVFQKSSSYTGDTASKVKQEILHGLGELYVQSLKMFDDKMYMQLLGIIDLAIKQAIISSETFETEFGHVPPVLRHVLEILPSLGPPEHLSSMWLILLREFLHYLPRVDSALANEEGETQQSTIGHRASSEVSERKADSSSDKTTPTTRITSNMFAEKLIPALVELLLRAPAAEKYIMFPEVIQNLRRCMMTRRDNPDGSLWKVAAEGFNRLLVEDVKICSVGGDTDLKINKPARIRIWKEIGDVYEIFLVGYCGRALSSNSLPPAALKANETLEMALVDGLGDIVLKSTVDAPREVLERLVLTLDRCASRTCSLPIETVELMPAHCSRFSLKCLQKLFSLSSFSSETENWHTTRAEVSRISIITLMERCEFILSRLLIDENNLDNRPIPTARLEEIIFALQELDRLTIHPEAASVLPLQPYLKTILRDDNRDTRAHLLVLFPSLCEIVLSRETRVRELVQVLLRAVATELGLEKVSLSS, from the exons ATGGCTTTGGTAGCGGCTTTGGAGGCGGATCTCCGCGCTCTCTCCGCGGAGGCGCGACGGAGGTATCCCGCCGTCAAAGACGGAGCGGAGCACGCAATCTTGAAG ctacgttcttcatcgagtGCGAGTGATCTTTCGAGCAATGAAGACATCCTTCGGATCTTTCTGATGGCTTGTGGAGTCAGGAACACAAAACTTAGTGTTATAGGGCTTTCGTGCTTGCAGAAGCTTATATCTCATGATGCTGTTGAACCATCGTCTCTAAAGGAGATACTTGATACCTTGAAAGAT CATTCAGAAATGGCTGAAGAAAATATCCAACTAAAGACTCTGCAAACCATTCTAATAATATTTCAATCTCGCCTACATCCAGAAACCGAG GAAAATATGGTTCTCGGACTAAGTATCTGTCTCAGGCTTCTTGATAACAACCGACTTCCTAGTGTTTACAA TACTGCTGCAGCTACCTTCAGGCAAGCAGTTGCGATGATTTTTGATCAAGTGGTTTCGGCTGAGTCCCTTCCTATGCTTAAATATGGATCTAGCAGTCAAACAGCAAGGACTGGCTCAGTTACTGGAGATTTGAGTCAGAATATCAATAGTTCAGA GTCCCTGGAGAAAGATGTTATCTCTGGTCGATCGACAATGAGAGACACTTTGAGTGAAACCGGTAAACTCGGTCTGCGTTTGCTTGAGGACCTGACAGCCTCAGCTGCAGGTGGATCT GCGGCTTGGTTGCATGTCACTTCTCTTCCAAGGACCTTTTCCCTCGAACTAATTGA gtttgtTTTGTCGAACTATATCTCAGTTTTTAAGATACTACTTCCCTACGAACAG GTTTTGCGTCACCAAATCTGCTCCCTCCTAATGACATCACTTCGGACCAGCTCAGAG CTCGAGGGAGAAATGGTTGAACCTTATTTCCGCCGGTTGGTGCTGCGGTCAGTTGCTCATATTATTCGACTGTATAGTTCGTCTCTCATTACAGAATGCGAG GTGTTCCTAAATATGCTTGTGAAAGCTACATTTTTGGATTTGCCATTGTGGCATCGCATTCTTGTTCTTGAGATTTTGAGG GGGTTCTGTGTTGAGGCAAGAACATTACGGATTCTTTTCCAGAATTTTGATAT GAACCCTAAAAATACAAATGTTGTGGAGAGCATGGTCAAAGCGCTTGCTCGAGTTGTTTCTAGCATACAG TTTCAGGAGACGAGTGAGGAAAGTCTAGCAGCTGTTGCTGGGATGTTTAGTAGCAAAGCTAAAG GAATTGAATGGATTCTTGATAATGATGCTTCCAGTGCGGCTGTTCTTGTTGCGAGCGAGGCTCATGCAATAACTTTGGCAATTGAAGGCTTACTTGGAGTTGTTTTTACAGTCGCCACTTTAACAGATGAAGCGGTAGACGTTGGGGAG CTAGAATCCCCCAGATACGAGCATCATCCTTCGTCTGATTATTATACTGGGAAAGCCTCACATATCTGTATCTCAATGGTAGATTCATTGTGGCTGACTATACTCGACgcattttcccttattttatCAAG gtcacaaggtgaggcaatcGTATTGGAGATACTGAAAGGGTATCAAGCATTTACTCAG GCATGTGGCGTCCTTCATGCTGTAGAACCCTTGAACTCTTTTCTTGCATCGCTTTGTAAATTTACCATCGTTTTGCCAACTGATGCCGAAAGGAGAAG TTTCAGCAGCCTCGTACAGTCTCCTATGTCCAAACGTTCTGAAATACAGGTTGATCAGAAAGATGTCATTGTCCTGACACCCAAGAATGTACAG GCATTAAGAACACTCTTCAACGTCGCTCATAGGTTGCATAACGTATTGGGGCCATCATGGGTGTTG GTTCTTGAAACTCTGGCAGCCCTAGATCGAGCTATTCATTCTCCTCATGCAACCACCCAG GAAGTCGCAACTGCAGTCCCAAAGCTCACCAGGGAGCCTTCTAGGCAGTATGCTGATTTTAGcattctctcttctttaaaTTCTCAA CTGTTTGAAAGCTCGGCTCTGATGCATGTGTCTGCTGTTAAATCACTTCTTTCTGCACTCCATATGTTGTCCCATCAATCCATGACAGAAACTTCGGGGAGTGTTTCATCAGCTTCAAGTAAACAAATTGGGAGCATCAGTTTTTCGGTGGACAGGATGATATCTATTCTCGTAAATAATCTCCACA GGGTGGAACCACTATGGGACCAAGTTGTTGGCCACTTTCTTGAG CTCGCTGAGCATTCAAATCAGAACTTGAGAAATATGGCGCTTGATGCCCTGGATCAATCTATATGTGCTGTCTTAGGTTCAGAGCAATTTGGAGATGCAACTCTGGAT GTAGAATCAAAGTCAATTGAGTTGAAGTCAGTTGAGTGTGCTGTACTATCTTCTCTCAGGGCTCTTTACTTTTCTGCTCAAAAATCCGATGTTCGAGTTGGTTCATTAAAAATCCTCCTTCATGTACTGGAG AGATGTGGGGAAAAGTTGTACTATAGCTGGCCTGGCATTCTTGAAATGTTGAG GTCTGTTGCCGACGCATTAGAGAAGGATGTGGCGACCCTCGGGTTTCAG AGTCTCCGGGTTATTATGAGCGATGGACTTCCTACTCTTCCGGAAGACTGTCTCCATGT GTGCATAGACGTTACTGGAGCTTACAGTGCACAGAAGACTGATTTGAATATAAGTTTAACAGCCATTGGCCTGTTGTGGACTTTAACTGATTTCGTAGCAAAGGGGCTCCATCATGGGTCTCTAATGGAGAAAGAATCGG GACTCAATACTGTTGATACCACTCCACAGCAAACAATTGTTGAGGGTGTGGAAGATTCCAACAAGCCAGATTATGAAGCTCGAATACAAGTAGTCAATCATGagaaattgttatttttagtcTTTTCGTTAATTCAGAAACTAGTGGATGACGAGCGACCGGAG gtGAGGAATTCAGCTGTCAGGACGTTTTTTCAGATTCTGGGAAGTCATGGGAATAAACTTTCAAAAAGCATGTGGGAGGATTGTCTGTGGAACTATATCTTCCCGATGCTGGATGGCGCTTCTCACAAG GCTGCAACATCATCAAAGGACGAATGGCAAGGAAAAGAAATAGGCACTCGGGGAGGGAAGGCAGTGCACATGCTTATACATCACAG TCGCAATACAGCACAGAAGCAGTGGGATGAAACATTTGTGCTTGTCCTTGGAGGAATAGCCCGCCTCTTCCGTTCCTATTTTCCTCTTCTTGAAAGCTTACCCAACTTCTGGTCAG GATGGGAGTCTTTGTTGGCTTTTGTTAAGAATAGCATTTTCAATGGGAGTAAAGAAGTATCACTTGCAGCGATAAATTGTCTGCAGACAGCTGTTGTATCTCACTGTGTCAAG GGAAACTTGCAACTCCGATATCTTAATTCGGTCATGGATGTGTATGAGCTTGTTTTCCAGAAGTCATCAAGTTACACAGGTGACACAGCATCCAAGGTGAAACAAGAGATTCTGCATGGTTTAG GTGAATTATATGTGCAATCACTGAAGATGTTTGATGATAAAATGTACATGCAATTGCTGGGAATTATAGATTTGGCTATAAAGCAGGCTATTATAAGTAGTGAAACTTTTGAAACTGAATTT GGCCATGTTCCCCCTGTACTACGTCATGTTTTGGAAATCTTGCCCTCTTTGGGTCCTCCCGAGCATCTTTCATCAATGTGGCTAATCCTACTAAGAGAATTTCTGCATTATCTTCCACGGGTTGATTCTGCGCTGGCAAATGAGGAAGGGGAGACTCAGCAGAGCACCATAGGTCACCGTGCAA GCAGTGAAGTATCGGAACGCAAAGCTGATTCTTCGTCTGACAAAACCACTCCAACCACAAGAATCACGAGTAATATGTTTGCAGAAAAGCTGATCCCTGCTCTGGTGGAGCTCCTCCTCCGGGCTCCTGCAGCTGAAAAGTATATTATGTTTCCGGAAGTCATCCAGAACCTGAGAAG GTGCATGATGACAAGACGAGACAATCCAGATGGTTCACTCTGGAAGGTAGCAGCTGAGGGCTTCAACCGTTTACTAGTTGAAGATGTGAAAATATGTTCTGTGGGTGGTGACACAGACCTGAAAATTAACAAACCTGCTCGGATACGCATTTGGAAAGAAATTGGAGATGTTTACGAGATTTTCCTTGTTGGTTATTGTGGACGTGCACTTTCTTCAAATTCTCTCCCTCCAGCAGCGCTTAAGGCCAATGAGACCCTTGAGATGGCCTTGGTAGATGGTCTCGGTGATATTGTTCTTAAGTCGACCGTTGATGCACCCAGAGAA GTCTTGGAGCGGCTTGTTTTAACCTTAGACCGCTGTGCATCACGTACATGCTCGTTGCCTATTGAAACTGTGGAGCTGATGCCTGCCCACTGTAGCAGATTCTCCTTGAAATGCTTACAAAAATTGTTTTCCTTGAGCAG tttcagcTCTGAAACTGAGAACTGGCACACAACAAGAGCAGAGGTGAGCAGGATCTCTATCATCACGCTAATGGAAAGATGTGAATTCATCTTGAGTAGACTTTTAATCGACGAAAATAATCTAG ACAACCGTCCAATCCCAACAGCTAGACTCGAAGAGATTATCTTTGCCCTTCAAGAACTTGACCGCCTCACCATTCACCCCGAGGCTGCTTCAGTTCTTCCATTGCAACCCTATCTGAAAACCATCTTACGCGATGATAATCGTGACACCCGTGCACACCTACTTGTCCTTTTCCCCTCACTGTGCGAGATTGTGTTATCAAG GGAAACGCGGGTGAGAGAGCTGGTACAAGTTTTATTACGAGCAGTTGCGACAGAGTTAGGCCTGGAAAAGGTTAGCCTATCCAGTTGA